In Ananas comosus cultivar F153 linkage group 10, ASM154086v1, whole genome shotgun sequence, the following proteins share a genomic window:
- the LOC109716189 gene encoding rust resistance kinase Lr10-like has translation MSTIQISASRALLLFTCLLLFDVSRLASARCRRFSCGPLHDIGYPFRSEGNPDKCGDRRFQLACVDGNKTVWDIHRPGTYYYYITDITDYDFTVVDANLANGTCSLPLQSHSRSAIENMGFRAEYFWWATFVSCRRMIVNSTYNPVPCLSKTDAFVYVIFSRRALHLDYAERFCSFLAMTPITYDPERMEPMNGNIVTLVPEHPTTDVFQLLKRGFPVSFYAAGLEDFFGFSGCLKEAVWSFWTNMFGSGILSPRFFFASSGMALIECMEYSHKRLSQWVSVRLMALDSTVQILTVLSELGRFVIAPLAIFFFLAHKLWREKKSVDAVEKFLRSQRALAPTRYAYTDLIAITGHFREKLGQGGYGFVSKGVLPGGVLVAVKMLLSNSRCNGEEFINEVSTIGRIHHVNVIKLVGFCSEGSKRALVYEYMPNGSLDKHIFSANVVAGRRTFTWDKLNDIALGIARGINYLHQGCDKRILHFDIKPQNILLDRNFTPKVADFGLAKLYPKDTSLVSMSTTRETTGYIAPELISRSFGVISHKSDVYSFEMLLMEMAGGRRNADRRAENSSQAYYPSWIYDRLTLPEISEISTTFDISEGERKLCIVGLWCIQIRRSARLAMSKVIEMLEANVETLEIPPKPFFSSEEPIPIISVSCLGSSSELPAISEGE, from the exons ATGAGCACCATACAAATATCTGCCTCCCGAGCTCTACTACTCTTCACATGCCTTCTCCTATTCGATGTTAGCAGATTAGCTTCTGCAAGATGTCGGCGTTTCTCTTGTGGACCTCTGCACGACATCGGTTATCCCTTCCGCTCGGAGGGCAATCCCGACAAATGCGGCGATCGTCGATTTCAGCTTGCCTGCGTGGATGGTAACAAGACTGTCTGGGATATCCACCGACCCGGGACGTACTACTACTACATTACCGACATCACTGATTACGATTTCACAGTTGTCGATGCCAACTTGGCCAACGGCACCTGCAGTCTTCCCTTGCAGTCTCATTCCCGCTCCGCCATCGAGAACATGGGATTCCGTGCAGAATATTTTTGGTGGGCTACCTTCGTGAGCTGTAGGAGGATGATAGTAAACAGCACATATAACCCCGTTCCTTGTTTGAGCAAGACCGATGCATTTGTGTATGTTATATTTTCTCGGAGGGCGCTTCATTTGGACTATGCGGAGCGTTTTTGTAGCTTCTTAGCTATGACTCCGATTACCTATGATCCAGAACGAATGGAGCCGATGAATGGAAACATTGTCACTCTGGTACCGGAGCATCCCACAACAGACGTCTTCCAGCTCCTGAAGCGCGGATTTCCTGTTTCGTTTTACGCAGCAGGTCTTGAGGATTTTTTCGGCTTTTCTGGTTGCCTAAAAGAAGCTGTATG GAGCTTTTGGACGAATATGTTCGGAAGTGGGATTCTCTCTCCGAGATTCTTCTTTGCTTCCAGTGGAATGGCTTTGATAGAATGTATGGAATACAGTCACAAACGCCTTTCACAATGGGTTTCGGTTCGCTTGATGGCATTAGATTCTACTGTACAAATTTTGACAG TTCTCTCGGAACTGGGCAGATTTGTTATTGCGCCGTTGGCAATATTCTTCTTCCTGGCGCACAAGTTGTGGAGAGAAAAGAAATCGGTGGACGCGGTCGAGAAGTTCCTTCGAAGCCAGAGGGCGCTTGCGCCGACAAGGTACGCTTATACCGACCTCATTGCGATCACGGGCCACTTCAGAGAAAAGCTCGGCCAAGGAGGATACGGTTTCGTATCCAAAGGCGTTCTCCCCGGCGGCGTTCTTGTAGCAGTGAAGATGCTGTTAAGCAATTCTAGATGCAATGGGGAAGAGTTCATCAACGAGGTCTCTACCATCGGTAGGATCCACCACGTCAACGTGATAAAGCTCGTCGGGTTCTGCTCCGAGGGATCGAAGAGGGCCCTCGTCTATGAGTACATGCCTAACGGATCGCTCGACAAGCATATCTTCTCTGCCAATGTAGTCGCTGGTCGGCGAACATTCACGTGGGACAAACTCAATGATATAGCTTTGGGAATCGCCCGTGGCATCAACTACTTGCACCAGGGATGCGATAAGAGAATTTTGCACTTCGACATCAAGCCACAGAATATCCTCTTAGACCGTAACTTCACTCCGAAGGTTGCGGATTTCGGGCTAGCAAAATTGTACCCAAAGGACACCAGCCTCGTGTCGATGAGTACTACTAGAGAAACAACAGGATACATTGCACCTGAATTGATTTCGAGGAGCTTCGGCGTTATATCTCACAAGTCTGATGTCTACAGCTTCGAAATGCTACTGATGGAGATGGCGGGAGGAAGGAGGAATGCTGACCGACGAGCAGAGAATTCAAGCCAGGCCTATTATCCTTCATGGATATATGATCGATTAACCCTACCTGAAATAAGTGAAATAAGCACCACTTTTGATATTTCGGAGGGGGAGCGAAAGTTGTGCATTGTTGGATTGTGGTGTATTCAGATAAGACGCTCGGCTCGCCTTGCCATGAGCAaagttatagaaatgctagaagcGAATGTGGAAACACTTGAAATACCGCCGAAGCCTTTCTTTTCTTCAGAAGAGCCGATCCCTATCATTAGCGTAAGTTGCTTGGGTTCTTCCTCAGAGCTCCCTGCCATCTCAGAAGGTGAGTGA